In Zobellia roscoffensis, the following are encoded in one genomic region:
- a CDS encoding ABC transporter substrate-binding protein, which yields MKNSILILVFCLFIACKTDKKNDSPLQSAPPTKIEINHAKGFSIETTNNGLTIIEVSSAWPGATTSFKYALAPKNKMASITLNKEEYDAIVATPIERLIVTSTTHIPSLDALGVTNKLVGFPKTSLISSENTRKLIDAGHIKELGNNETLNTEIAISLRPEVLVGFGINNQNKAYETIIRSNIPVVYNGDWTEESPLGKAEWVKFFAPFFGLETKADSIFKSIEKSYEQTKAIVKDVTKKPTVLTGGLYKDVWHVAGGKSWMAQFLQDAKTDYLWKETQETGGISQSLETVLATAQHADFWLNPSILTSYAEVEESNEHYTQFDAYKNKTIFSNTIAKGATGGLLYYELGPMRPDLVLKDLIHIFHPELLPDHQLFFFKPLE from the coding sequence TTGAAAAACAGCATTTTAATACTTGTATTCTGTCTATTCATCGCTTGCAAGACCGATAAAAAAAATGACTCCCCTTTACAAAGCGCCCCTCCCACAAAAATTGAAATTAACCATGCTAAAGGCTTTTCAATAGAGACAACAAATAACGGCCTAACAATTATTGAAGTGTCATCTGCCTGGCCCGGTGCTACTACTTCCTTTAAATACGCACTGGCTCCAAAAAACAAAATGGCATCAATAACGCTCAATAAAGAAGAATATGATGCTATTGTTGCAACACCAATAGAACGTTTAATAGTAACCTCCACAACGCATATTCCGTCTCTTGATGCCTTGGGAGTTACCAATAAATTGGTAGGTTTTCCCAAGACCTCTTTAATTTCTTCGGAAAACACCCGTAAACTAATAGACGCAGGGCATATAAAAGAATTAGGAAATAATGAGACCTTAAATACAGAAATAGCCATTAGCCTAAGGCCCGAAGTTTTGGTAGGGTTTGGAATCAACAATCAGAACAAAGCATACGAAACCATAATACGCTCTAACATTCCTGTAGTCTATAATGGAGACTGGACGGAAGAGTCTCCTTTGGGAAAGGCAGAATGGGTTAAGTTCTTTGCGCCATTTTTTGGATTGGAAACTAAAGCGGATAGTATTTTTAAGTCTATTGAAAAGTCATACGAACAAACCAAAGCCATCGTAAAAGACGTCACTAAAAAACCTACCGTACTTACCGGAGGTCTTTATAAGGATGTGTGGCATGTGGCCGGAGGAAAAAGCTGGATGGCACAATTCCTACAGGATGCCAAAACTGATTATCTTTGGAAAGAAACGCAAGAAACCGGTGGTATTAGCCAAAGTTTGGAGACTGTTCTTGCTACGGCACAACATGCCGATTTTTGGTTAAACCCTTCTATACTTACCTCATACGCAGAAGTTGAGGAATCCAACGAGCATTACACTCAGTTTGACGCCTACAAAAACAAAACTATATTCTCCAACACTATTGCTAAAGGAGCTACCGGTGGGTTGCTGTATTATGAATTGGGACCTATGCGGCCTGATTTAGTTTTAAAAGACCTTATTCATATTTTTCATCCTGAATTGTTACCTGACCATCAACTTTTCTTTTTTAAGCCTCTAGAATAA
- the zwf gene encoding glucose-6-phosphate dehydrogenase yields the protein MNKTENQILVIFGASGDLTARKLVPALFNLYQADQLPDNFVVLGASRSDMTDSAFRNKVVLESTYLKNKLENLEDDRVKDFASKFFYEDLGGSYDTDYGRLRKRVEDLKNKYQTSGNIIYYLSTPPTLYETIAQRLSDAGMGTQNNGWKRLIVEKPFGYSLDTAKQLNRGIQKFFKEDQIYRIDHYLGKETVQNLLITRFANSIFEPLWNRNYIHHVEITNAESVGVEKRGGYYDTSGALRDMFQNHLLQIVSLIVMEPPISDAPEDIRNEKVKALKSLRVMKTDQELFDHTIRAQYTKSVIDGKEVKGYREEEGVDKDSTTETYAAIKFFVDNWRWKDTPFYVRTAKRMPTKATEVVIHFKTPHHQVFQDTGLDSKDNKLVIRIQPDEGILIKFGVKVPGQGFKVERANLDFYYSSLAETHVMEAYERLLLDAMQGDATLYARADEVEAAWEFVDPILKYWEKGKDVRMYGYAAGVWGPENSNELIDGIGEWRNPGPSLTDDPGFCVIC from the coding sequence ATGAATAAAACAGAAAATCAGATTCTTGTTATATTTGGCGCTTCTGGCGACCTTACAGCAAGAAAACTTGTACCCGCACTTTTTAATCTTTATCAGGCAGATCAGCTTCCTGATAATTTTGTGGTACTAGGGGCAAGTAGAAGTGATATGACAGATAGCGCTTTTAGGAATAAAGTGGTATTAGAAAGCACCTACTTAAAAAATAAGCTAGAAAATTTAGAGGACGATCGTGTAAAGGATTTTGCGAGCAAGTTCTTTTATGAAGACTTAGGCGGGAGTTATGATACGGATTATGGTCGTTTACGCAAAAGGGTAGAAGACCTTAAGAACAAATACCAAACATCTGGTAATATCATATATTACCTTTCTACACCTCCTACTTTATATGAAACAATAGCCCAGAGGTTGTCAGATGCAGGTATGGGTACGCAGAACAATGGCTGGAAACGCTTAATTGTTGAAAAACCATTTGGTTATAGTCTAGATACCGCTAAACAGCTGAACAGAGGTATCCAGAAGTTTTTTAAAGAAGATCAGATTTATAGAATAGATCACTATTTGGGTAAAGAAACGGTTCAGAATCTTTTAATAACCCGTTTTGCCAATAGTATTTTTGAGCCTCTTTGGAACCGTAATTACATTCACCATGTAGAAATAACCAATGCAGAAAGTGTTGGTGTAGAAAAGAGAGGTGGATATTATGATACATCTGGAGCGCTACGTGATATGTTTCAGAACCATTTACTGCAGATTGTTTCATTAATTGTAATGGAGCCACCTATTAGTGATGCTCCGGAAGATATACGTAATGAAAAGGTAAAAGCACTTAAGTCGCTTAGAGTAATGAAAACTGATCAAGAATTGTTTGATCATACTATTCGTGCTCAATACACAAAATCTGTAATTGACGGTAAAGAGGTAAAAGGCTATCGCGAAGAAGAAGGGGTTGATAAAGATTCTACCACTGAGACGTACGCTGCCATTAAGTTTTTTGTAGATAACTGGAGGTGGAAGGATACTCCGTTCTATGTTCGTACCGCTAAGCGAATGCCTACAAAAGCAACAGAAGTGGTAATTCACTTTAAAACGCCACATCACCAAGTTTTTCAGGACACAGGACTGGATAGCAAGGATAATAAATTGGTTATCCGCATACAGCCAGATGAAGGTATATTGATAAAATTTGGAGTAAAAGTACCGGGGCAGGGTTTTAAAGTGGAGCGCGCCAATTTAGATTTCTACTATTCTAGCTTAGCAGAAACTCACGTTATGGAGGCTTATGAGCGCTTGTTGTTAGACGCTATGCAAGGAGATGCTACGTTATATGCTAGAGCAGATGAGGTTGAAGCTGCTTGGGAATTTGTAGACCCAATTTTAAAGTATTGGGAAAAAGGAAAAGATGTTAGAATGTATGGGTATGCCGCAGGTGTTTGGGGCCCTGAAAATTCTAATGAATTAATAGATGGTATTGGCGAATGGAGAAATCCAGGACCTAGCTTAACAGATGACCCAGGTTTCTGTGTTATTTGTTAG
- a CDS encoding FKBP-type peptidyl-prolyl cis-trans isomerase has protein sequence MKKVLFVLALVVFVSCGDDDKNEPKEVIDYTVQNEEDIKAYVEANGLDATRSDSGLYYVIEEEGTGENPTTTSDVTVAYKGYYLDGSVFDESSSEGITFNLQQVIAGWTEGITYFKEGGNGILLVPAALGYGNSDNRGIPGGSVLVFDVNLLETN, from the coding sequence ATGAAGAAAGTTTTATTTGTTTTAGCCTTGGTCGTATTCGTTTCTTGTGGAGATGATGATAAAAATGAACCTAAGGAGGTTATTGATTATACGGTTCAAAACGAAGAGGATATTAAGGCGTATGTTGAGGCAAACGGTTTGGATGCCACCAGAAGTGACTCTGGTTTGTATTACGTTATTGAAGAAGAGGGCACTGGCGAAAACCCAACGACTACCTCAGATGTTACCGTAGCTTATAAGGGATATTATTTAGACGGTTCTGTTTTTGACGAGAGTAGTTCAGAAGGAATCACTTTTAATTTACAACAAGTCATTGCAGGTTGGACCGAAGGGATTACCTACTTCAAGGAAGGTGGTAACGGTATTCTTTTAGTTCCTGCGGCATTGGGTTATGGAAATTCGGACAACCGTGGAATTCCAGGAGGTTCGGTACTTGTTTTTGATGTTAATCTTCTAGAAACGAATTAA
- a CDS encoding acyl-CoA thioesterase, whose amino-acid sequence MEKFKSANESRVSITELMLPSHSNFGGKVHGGHILNLMDQIAFACASKHSQMYCVTASVNRVDFLHPVEVGELLTLRASINYTGRTSMVVGVRVESQNITSGTKRHCNSSYFTMVAKDENGKGVPIPGLLLENEQGVRRFSRSKQRKEEAFSRDTQFDSSQFKMEMHLESLTNENVKLDLR is encoded by the coding sequence ATGGAAAAATTTAAAAGTGCTAACGAGTCTAGGGTATCAATTACAGAACTAATGCTACCCTCCCATTCTAATTTTGGAGGTAAGGTCCATGGGGGTCATATTTTAAACCTCATGGATCAAATTGCTTTTGCATGTGCCTCAAAACATTCGCAAATGTATTGTGTAACAGCTTCTGTAAACCGTGTAGATTTTTTACATCCCGTAGAAGTGGGAGAACTACTAACCCTTCGCGCCTCTATCAATTACACCGGACGAACATCAATGGTAGTAGGAGTTCGCGTAGAGTCGCAAAACATTACCTCGGGTACTAAAAGACACTGTAACTCATCCTATTTTACCATGGTTGCCAAAGATGAAAACGGAAAAGGAGTACCCATTCCCGGCTTACTTTTAGAAAACGAACAAGGTGTAAGACGTTTTTCTAGAAGTAAGCAACGTAAAGAAGAGGCATTTTCAAGAGACACTCAATTTGACTCTTCTCAATTTAAAATGGAAATGCATTTAGAAAGTCTAACCAACGAAAACGTTAAACTTGACCTTCGGTAA
- a CDS encoding ABC transporter ATP-binding protein translates to MNFGLEPGELTAIVGINGIGKSTLLRTLGNAQPHLEGCLAVKGKPVAAYSPQDLSSEISMVLTEPIASKNLSVIELVALGRQPYTNWLGTLTATDKQKIKETIKSLGLEELQHKKCYELSDGQLQRVMIARALTQDTSIILLDEPTTHLDLYHKIQILKLLRSIAHTTKKIVIFTTHEIEMAIQLCDKMVLLDGKENYFGQPCELIEQKAFESLFPSDTVSFEPKTGSFRIKK, encoded by the coding sequence ATTAATTTTGGTTTAGAACCTGGTGAACTTACAGCAATAGTAGGTATTAATGGTATTGGAAAATCTACATTATTGCGCACTTTGGGTAATGCGCAACCGCATCTAGAAGGTTGCTTAGCTGTGAAAGGCAAACCGGTTGCTGCTTATTCGCCGCAAGATTTATCATCAGAAATAAGTATGGTACTTACGGAACCCATCGCTTCAAAAAATCTGTCCGTGATAGAATTGGTGGCCTTAGGAAGACAGCCCTACACCAATTGGCTGGGTACACTGACTGCTACTGACAAACAGAAAATAAAAGAAACTATCAAATCACTAGGGCTAGAAGAATTACAGCATAAAAAATGTTACGAATTGAGTGATGGGCAATTACAACGGGTAATGATTGCTAGAGCTTTGACTCAGGACACTTCTATTATTCTACTTGATGAGCCCACAACCCATTTAGACCTCTACCATAAAATACAGATTTTAAAACTGCTCCGGTCCATTGCACATACTACAAAAAAAATCGTGATTTTTACTACCCATGAGATTGAAATGGCTATTCAGCTTTGCGATAAAATGGTTTTATTAGATGGCAAAGAAAACTACTTTGGACAACCCTGTGAACTTATTGAACAAAAAGCATTTGAGTCGTTATTTCCTTCTGACACTGTCTCCTTTGAGCCTAAGACAGGTTCTTTTAGAATAAAAAAGTAA
- a CDS encoding TonB-dependent receptor plug domain-containing protein — protein sequence MRDYRPFLIILILLCTLFGNAQQDSITVLDEVILTDVRLLHFSSGKVNVLKDSLVDRNGSSLTDLLQFNSSIYLKENGLGMISSPSFRGTNASQTAVIWNGININSQLTGQVDFNTIVPRNYGSISIRSGGGSVQFGSGAIGGSIHLNDVFRFNKHSDHELLLGYGSFDTKNINYRTSVGSEKTTIGFGVNYQVSNNDYKYLDTDKRNENGAYENVNINGNIGHQLSEKQLLKFYHNTFIGDRDFSGTITAPSNSNYKDINVRNLLEWSHFNQNRIHRVKAGYLYEKYKYFDNKDREDFSFGNTNTFLVNYDYKVHFKNILLNGIADYSHITGDGTSIENVKRKTLATTFLFKQNLSEKISYGVNLRKEFVNDYNSPLVYGLDVKYVLNLSHSVHLNASKNYRIPTFNEIYWVLGGGSGGNPDVKPESSLQAEIGYTLNKEKYTFHWAAFYIASEDLIQWRPNNDGIWTPTNINDASNYGLEVSLKLEEKWGAHHLSWKNGYGFTKAMNNDTENTLMYVPEHKANSNLSYAFGDWLLFYQLSVNGSVFITSDNSESLPGYSISNLGVGRNIKTKGKLIVETMLQVNNLFNKNYQNVAYRPMPNRNVQLKLKFKI from the coding sequence ATGAGAGATTATAGACCATTTTTGATTATTCTTATTTTATTATGCACTTTGTTTGGCAATGCCCAACAGGATAGCATAACAGTTTTGGACGAAGTAATTCTTACTGATGTTCGGCTTTTACATTTTTCTAGTGGAAAGGTAAATGTTCTGAAAGATTCTTTAGTTGACCGTAATGGTAGCTCTTTGACTGATCTTTTACAATTTAACTCTAGTATTTATTTAAAAGAAAATGGATTAGGAATGATTTCTTCTCCATCTTTCCGTGGTACTAACGCCTCACAAACAGCTGTTATTTGGAATGGAATCAATATTAATTCACAACTGACGGGTCAGGTTGATTTTAATACCATTGTACCTAGGAATTACGGTTCCATTAGTATTCGTAGTGGTGGCGGTAGTGTACAATTTGGTAGTGGAGCTATTGGCGGTAGTATTCATTTAAATGATGTTTTTCGATTTAATAAGCATTCAGATCATGAGTTGTTATTGGGTTATGGAAGTTTTGATACTAAAAATATCAATTACCGTACTTCAGTTGGATCAGAAAAAACAACAATAGGTTTCGGTGTAAACTATCAGGTATCTAATAATGATTATAAATATTTAGATACCGATAAAAGAAATGAAAACGGGGCCTATGAAAACGTCAATATTAATGGAAATATAGGGCATCAACTTTCTGAGAAGCAATTACTGAAATTTTATCATAACACTTTTATAGGAGACCGTGATTTTTCAGGTACGATTACGGCCCCATCAAACTCAAACTACAAAGATATTAATGTTCGAAATCTATTGGAGTGGAGCCATTTTAACCAAAATAGAATTCACCGTGTTAAAGCGGGGTATCTTTATGAAAAGTATAAATATTTTGATAACAAAGACCGTGAAGATTTTTCTTTTGGAAATACCAATACGTTTTTAGTTAATTATGACTATAAAGTCCATTTTAAAAATATCCTATTAAATGGAATTGCCGATTACAGCCATATCACAGGAGACGGAACTTCTATTGAAAATGTCAAAAGAAAAACACTGGCTACCACATTTTTGTTCAAGCAGAATTTAAGTGAAAAGATTAGTTATGGTGTCAATCTTCGAAAAGAGTTTGTTAACGATTATAACAGCCCTCTCGTATATGGGTTAGATGTTAAGTATGTGTTGAATTTGAGCCATTCAGTTCATCTCAACGCCTCAAAAAACTATAGAATTCCCACATTTAATGAGATTTATTGGGTATTAGGAGGTGGATCAGGGGGCAACCCGGATGTTAAGCCTGAATCTTCATTACAAGCCGAAATAGGGTATACCCTTAACAAGGAGAAATATACTTTTCATTGGGCCGCTTTCTATATTGCTTCCGAAGACTTGATTCAGTGGCGGCCAAATAATGATGGAATCTGGACTCCTACTAATATAAACGATGCATCTAATTATGGGCTAGAAGTTTCCTTGAAATTAGAAGAGAAATGGGGAGCACATCATCTGAGTTGGAAAAACGGTTACGGGTTTACTAAAGCAATGAACAATGATACAGAAAATACTTTAATGTATGTGCCTGAACATAAGGCAAACTCAAACCTAAGTTACGCATTTGGAGATTGGCTATTGTTCTACCAACTATCCGTAAACGGAAGTGTCTTTATCACTTCGGACAATTCAGAATCATTACCCGGATATTCTATTTCAAACTTAGGTGTTGGTAGAAACATAAAAACGAAAGGGAAATTGATTGTTGAAACTATGTTGCAGGTCAATAATCTTTTCAATAAAAATTACCAGAATGTAGCTTATCGGCCTATGCCAAACAGAAATGTACAATTAAAACTAAAATTTAAAATTTAA
- a CDS encoding 3-keto-disaccharide hydrolase encodes MRTKLTYLILLVALTSNLLNAQKNDQEWENLLDKDLTYWDVFIGVPHTSLDLEGYEKGDGMHGTPIGLNNDPLYIFTTTQENGETILNVSGEIYGGLSTKKEYENYHLVFDIKWGTKKYEPRLKDKRDSGVLYHAQEPHGQFWNVWMRAPEMQVQETDCGDFFPLAGVSMDIKATKKNDNGKDFWFYDPKGEMRTFKTGGDGRCRRIANFENPHGEWSRLELICINDKAYHIVNGKVVMVLENAKEYTKEGIAKSLTKGKIQFQSEACEVYYKNIKIKNISKLPKNIKKQL; translated from the coding sequence ATGAGAACCAAACTAACTTACCTGATTTTACTCGTTGCGCTTACTTCTAATTTATTAAACGCTCAAAAGAACGATCAAGAATGGGAGAACCTGCTTGACAAAGACCTTACCTATTGGGATGTTTTTATTGGCGTGCCACACACATCTTTAGACCTAGAAGGTTATGAAAAAGGAGATGGAATGCACGGAACACCTATAGGCCTGAATAACGACCCTTTATATATCTTTACAACTACTCAGGAAAACGGAGAAACCATCTTAAATGTAAGCGGTGAGATTTATGGAGGATTAAGCACCAAAAAGGAATATGAAAACTACCATTTGGTCTTTGATATCAAATGGGGAACCAAAAAATACGAACCACGCCTAAAAGATAAAAGGGACAGTGGTGTACTTTATCATGCGCAAGAACCTCACGGACAATTTTGGAACGTTTGGATGCGTGCCCCTGAAATGCAAGTACAAGAAACCGACTGTGGCGACTTTTTTCCATTGGCAGGTGTAAGCATGGATATCAAAGCCACAAAGAAAAATGATAACGGAAAAGACTTTTGGTTCTATGATCCAAAGGGAGAAATGAGAACTTTTAAGACCGGAGGTGACGGACGCTGTAGAAGAATTGCTAATTTTGAAAATCCACATGGCGAATGGAGCCGTTTAGAGCTTATTTGCATAAATGATAAAGCCTATCATATCGTAAACGGAAAAGTAGTTATGGTGCTTGAAAATGCCAAGGAATACACAAAAGAGGGAATTGCCAAATCACTGACCAAAGGAAAAATTCAATTTCAATCTGAAGCTTGTGAAGTATACTACAAAAATATCAAAATAAAGAATATCAGTAAATTACCTAAGAACATCAAGAAACAACTTTAA
- the pgl gene encoding 6-phosphogluconolactonase codes for MELKIYQDKSEVAQEFSNYFAEKANGDEAFHVALSGGSTPKIVFDVLAKEFGTHIDWKLVHFYWGDERCVLPTDDESNYKMTVEHLLSKIDIPEENIHRIKGEDDPAEEAVRYAQVLKQELPAKNGFPQFDLVILGMGDDGHTASIFPHEIELWEAESLCAVAVHPDSGQKRITITGNVINHSKTVVFLVTGASKEEKVGEIINSEGSCSTYPANLVAPTSGDLLWFLDKAAAAKITEGQV; via the coding sequence ATGGAGTTAAAGATATATCAAGATAAGAGTGAGGTTGCCCAAGAGTTTTCAAACTATTTTGCAGAGAAAGCAAATGGAGACGAAGCCTTTCATGTAGCACTTTCTGGAGGAAGCACGCCAAAAATAGTTTTTGATGTGTTGGCAAAAGAATTTGGAACACATATAGATTGGAAATTAGTTCATTTTTATTGGGGAGATGAACGTTGCGTACTTCCTACTGATGATGAGAGTAATTATAAAATGACGGTAGAACATCTATTGTCAAAAATTGATATTCCTGAAGAGAATATTCATAGAATTAAAGGCGAAGATGACCCAGCGGAAGAAGCCGTACGTTATGCACAAGTGCTAAAGCAAGAGCTTCCTGCTAAGAATGGTTTCCCACAATTTGATTTGGTTATTTTAGGTATGGGCGATGACGGTCATACCGCTTCAATTTTCCCACATGAGATAGAACTTTGGGAGGCCGAAAGTTTATGTGCAGTAGCTGTTCATCCAGATTCAGGGCAAAAACGAATTACAATAACCGGCAATGTTATTAATCATTCTAAAACAGTAGTCTTTTTAGTGACCGGTGCCAGTAAAGAGGAAAAAGTTGGTGAAATAATCAATAGCGAAGGTTCATGTAGTACCTATCCTGCTAATTTAGTAGCTCCCACATCGGGAGATTTACTTTGGTTTTTAGACAAGGCCGCAGCTGCAAAAATTACCGAAGGTCAAGTTTAA
- the rmuC gene encoding DNA recombination protein RmuC, producing MNIYLVYLLIGLICLAVGYFLGNYIQNLKTKSSQSALEEREQQLHSNLVLLEQRLRDSEDQKIGLQSEKEQLGNQIVRYQADLENLQLKNTEQKDEVEKLQEKFTKEFENLANKILEEKSLKFTERNEKNIKDILSPLNEKIQLFEKKVEESQKENISIHSALKEQLLNLQSQNLKITQEAENLTKALKGDSKMQGNWGELVLERVLEKSGLEKDREYTVQQSFTREDGSRVLPDVIINLPDGKKMVVDSKVSLTDYERFVNAEDDMRDKFLKDHINSLKRHVDQLSAKKYEDLYAMESPDFVLMFVPIEPAFAIAINNDPTLYNKAFEQNIVIVTPSTLLATLRTIDSMWNNEKQQRNAIEIARQAGALYDKFEGFVNDLMKVGKKMDEAKSEYKGAMNKLVEGRGNIVVSIEKLKKMGAKAKKSIPEPILKRAQDDDFESELKLKP from the coding sequence ATGAACATTTACCTCGTATATTTATTAATAGGATTGATTTGCCTTGCCGTGGGTTATTTCCTCGGGAATTACATTCAAAATTTAAAAACCAAATCCAGTCAAAGTGCGCTAGAAGAACGTGAACAGCAATTACACTCCAACCTGGTTTTGTTAGAGCAGCGCTTGCGAGATAGTGAAGATCAAAAAATTGGGCTACAGTCCGAAAAAGAACAATTAGGCAATCAAATCGTTCGTTATCAGGCGGATTTAGAAAATCTTCAGCTTAAAAACACCGAACAGAAAGACGAGGTTGAAAAGCTTCAGGAGAAATTCACCAAAGAATTTGAAAATCTTGCCAATAAAATTTTAGAGGAAAAAAGCTTAAAATTCACGGAGCGTAACGAAAAAAATATCAAGGATATTTTATCTCCCTTAAATGAAAAAATACAGCTGTTCGAGAAAAAAGTAGAAGAAAGTCAGAAAGAGAATATCAGTATACATTCCGCTTTAAAAGAACAACTCCTTAATCTACAAAGCCAAAACCTAAAAATCACCCAAGAGGCCGAAAATCTTACCAAAGCCTTAAAAGGTGATAGTAAAATGCAAGGAAATTGGGGCGAATTGGTATTGGAGCGCGTATTGGAAAAATCAGGTTTGGAAAAAGACCGTGAATACACCGTACAACAAAGTTTTACCAGAGAAGACGGTTCCAGAGTACTTCCAGATGTTATCATTAATCTTCCAGATGGGAAAAAGATGGTCGTGGATTCCAAGGTTTCACTCACAGACTATGAACGTTTTGTTAACGCAGAAGATGATATGCGTGATAAATTTCTAAAAGACCACATTAACTCCCTAAAAAGACATGTAGACCAACTTTCCGCAAAAAAATACGAAGACCTCTATGCTATGGAAAGTCCAGATTTTGTACTGATGTTCGTTCCCATAGAACCTGCTTTTGCCATTGCCATAAACAATGACCCTACTCTTTACAACAAAGCGTTTGAACAAAATATAGTTATTGTTACCCCTTCTACATTATTAGCTACATTGCGGACTATTGATAGTATGTGGAATAACGAAAAGCAGCAACGTAACGCCATTGAAATAGCCAGACAAGCGGGCGCTCTTTATGATAAGTTTGAAGGTTTTGTAAACGACCTCATGAAAGTGGGCAAGAAAATGGACGAGGCCAAGTCTGAATACAAAGGCGCCATGAACAAACTTGTTGAGGGTCGTGGCAATATAGTTGTTAGCATAGAAAAATTGAAAAAAATGGGTGCGAAAGCTAAAAAATCCATTCCAGAACCCATATTAAAACGCGCTCAAGATGATGATTTTGAAAGCGAACTAAAACTAAAACCATGA
- a CDS encoding 6-phosphogluconate dehydrogenase: MKKSLFVTLGLIVALFGIVYAFIYFVTYSDGIRSGELIKISHKGVLIKTWEGEISQGISGAQIFSFSVLDKDKDVIEQLQEYQGQYVKLHYVERFATFLWLGDSKYFVTKVEKEQSPHFKN; encoded by the coding sequence ATGAAAAAGTCGCTTTTTGTAACCTTGGGCCTTATTGTTGCCCTATTCGGTATCGTTTACGCATTTATATATTTCGTTACCTATAGTGATGGTATACGCTCGGGAGAACTTATTAAAATAAGTCACAAAGGTGTTCTCATTAAGACATGGGAAGGAGAAATCAGCCAAGGAATCTCTGGGGCTCAAATTTTTTCTTTTTCTGTATTGGATAAGGACAAAGACGTCATTGAGCAATTACAAGAGTATCAAGGACAATACGTTAAATTACACTACGTTGAACGTTTTGCCACGTTTCTTTGGCTAGGCGACAGTAAATATTTCGTAACCAAAGTAGAGAAAGAACAATCACCTCATTTTAAAAATTAA
- a CDS encoding FecCD family ABC transporter permease: MQDPKTYRYSFIFLLAALVVALSVNICLGSVSIPFTETLRSIFGETLENTAWEYIIWNYRIPKAFTAVLVGAGLSLSGLLMQTLFRNPLAGPFVLGISSGASLGAAFLIMGSATLTSLFGFSFITDVSLAIVSSIGSFLVLLAVITVASKVKDTMALLIIGLMFGSISAAIVSVLSYFSNAEKLQQFVYWSFGSVGNLSWHQLGLLFIIVFLGILLSIFSIKSLNAFLLGENYAKSLGVNLIRSRYQIIIATGLLAGAITAFAGPIAFVGLAVPHLTRQIFNTTEHRILVPAVLIYGAILMLICDTITQLPNSAEVFPINAITSILGAPVVIWLLVRKRKMVF; the protein is encoded by the coding sequence TTGCAAGACCCTAAAACATACCGTTATTCTTTCATCTTTTTACTTGCTGCTTTAGTAGTTGCATTAAGTGTAAATATCTGCTTGGGGTCAGTTTCTATTCCTTTTACAGAAACACTACGCTCTATTTTTGGAGAAACTCTAGAAAATACAGCTTGGGAATATATTATTTGGAATTACAGAATTCCCAAAGCTTTCACGGCGGTATTGGTAGGCGCTGGATTATCTTTAAGTGGACTCCTAATGCAGACCTTGTTTAGAAACCCACTAGCTGGTCCTTTTGTGTTGGGCATTAGTTCAGGAGCAAGTTTAGGAGCTGCCTTTCTGATTATGGGTTCGGCAACGCTCACATCTTTATTCGGATTCAGTTTTATTACAGATGTATCACTAGCCATTGTCTCCAGTATTGGAAGTTTCTTAGTGCTTTTGGCAGTCATAACTGTAGCTTCAAAAGTAAAAGATACCATGGCACTTTTGATTATTGGCCTAATGTTTGGCAGTATTAGTGCAGCAATAGTAAGTGTCCTTTCTTATTTTAGCAATGCCGAAAAACTACAACAGTTTGTATACTGGTCTTTTGGTAGTGTAGGTAATCTATCATGGCATCAACTGGGGTTACTGTTCATTATTGTCTTTCTGGGAATACTCCTTTCTATTTTCTCAATAAAATCTTTGAACGCCTTTCTACTTGGTGAAAACTATGCCAAGAGTTTGGGTGTAAACTTAATACGTTCACGCTATCAAATTATAATTGCAACCGGCTTATTGGCAGGGGCTATCACTGCTTTTGCCGGTCCTATTGCCTTTGTAGGATTGGCCGTACCACATTTAACACGACAAATATTCAATACTACAGAACATCGTATATTGGTTCCTGCAGTTTTGATTTACGGTGCTATTCTCATGCTTATATGTGATACCATAACGCAACTACCCAATAGTGCCGAAGTATTTCCTATAAATGCAATAACTAGTATTTTAGGTGCTCCAGTAGTTATCTGGTTGCTAGTAAGAAAAAGAAAAATGGTATTTTGA